A genomic window from Equus asinus isolate D_3611 breed Donkey chromosome 25, EquAss-T2T_v2, whole genome shotgun sequence includes:
- the LOC106835723 gene encoding olfactory receptor 10K1-like: MERANETLVREFVFLGFSSLARMQLLLFVVFLLLYMFTLGTNAIIISTIVLDRALHNPMYFFLAVLSCSETCYTFVIVPKMLVDLLAQKKTISFLGCAIQMFTFLFLGCSHSFLLAAMGYDRYTAICNPLHYTVLMGHGMCVGLVAAACACGFIVAQIITSLIFHLPFHSSNQLHHFFCDISPVLKLASHHSLFNQLVIFMLGVFVLVVPLLLIMISYIHIISAILKISTSAGRYKTFSTCASHLIVVTVHYGCASFIYLRPKSNYSSSQDILISVSYTILTPLFNPMIYSLRNKEFKSAIRRVVRQASYPVN; this comes from the coding sequence ATGGAGCGGGCCAATGAGACTTTGGTGAGAGAGTTTGTCTTCCTTGGCTTCTCATCTCTGGCCAGGATGCAGCTGCTGCTCTTCgttgtctttcttcttctctacaTGTTCACTTTGGGCACCAATGCCATCATCATTTCCACCATTGTACTGGACAGAGCGCTTCATaaccccatgtacttcttcctcgcTGTCCTCTCCTGCTCTGAGACTTGCTACACCTTCGTCATTGTACCCAAGATGCTGGTTGACTTGCTGGCCCAGAAGAAGACCATCTCCTTCCTGGGCTGTGCCATTCAGATGTTTACCTTCCTCTTTCTCGGCTGTTCTCACTCCTTCCTGCTGGCAGCCATGGGTTATGATCGCTACACGGCCATCTGTAACCCTCTGCACTATACAGTGCTCATGGGACATGGGATGTGTGTGGGGCTAGTGGCTGCTGCTTGTGCCTGTGGCTTTATTGTTGCACAGATCATCACATCCCTGATATTTCACCTGCCTTTCCACTCCTCCAACCAGCTCcatcacttcttctgtgacatttCTCCTGTCCTCAAGTTGGCATCTCATCATTCTCTCTTTAACCAGTTGGTCATATTCATGCTTGGCGTGTTTGTCTTGGTTGTCCCACTGTTGCTTATCATGATCTCGTACATTCACATCATCTCTGCTATTCTAAAAATCTCAACCTCTGCTGGAAGATATAAGACCTTTTCTACCTGTGCCTCCCATCTCATTGTGGTAACTGTTCATTATGGTTGTGCCTCTTTCATCTATTTAAGGCCCAAGTCCAATTACTCTTCAAGTCAAGACATCCTAATATCTGTGTCATATACCATTCTCACTCCCTTGTTCAATCCAATGATTTACAGCCTGAGAAATAAGGAATTCAAATCAGCAATTCGAAGAGTAGTACGCCAGGCTTCATATCCTGTTAATTAA
- the LOC106835725 gene encoding olfactory receptor 10K1, which produces MEQVNETLMREFVFLGFSSLARLQLLLFVVFLLLYLFTLGTNTIIISTIVLDRALHNPMYFFLAVLSCSETCYTFVIVPKMLTDLLAKKKTISFLGCAIQMFSFLFLGCSHSFLLAVMGYDRYMAICNPLNYMVLMGHGVCVGLVAAACACGFTVSLVTTSLIFNLPFHSSNQLHHFFCDTSPVLKLASHHSRLSQLVLFMLALFALVIPLLLILVSYIRIISAILKIPSSVGRYKTFSTCASHLIVITVHYGCASFIYLRPKSNYSSSQDILISVSYTILTPLFNPMIYSLRNKEFKTALRRLMGQTSCPVN; this is translated from the coding sequence ATGGAGCAGGTCAATGAGACTTTGATGAGAGAGTTTGTCTTCCTTGGCTTCTCATCTCTGGCCAGGCTGCAGCTGCTGCTCTTCGTTGTCTTTCTGCTTCTCTACTTGTTCACTTTGGGCACCAATACCATCATCATTTCCACCATTGTACTGGACAGAGCACTTCATaaccccatgtacttcttcctcgcTGTCCTCTCCTGCTCTGAGACTTGCTACACCTTCGTCATTGTACCCAAGATGCTGACTGACTTGCTGGCCAAGAAGAAGACCATCTCTTTCCTGGGCTGTGCCattcagatgttttccttcctcttccttggcTGTTCTCACTCCTTCCTGCTGGCAGTCATGGGTTATGATCGCTACATGGCCATCTGCAACCCTCTGAACTACATGGTGCTCATGGGACATGGAGTGTGTGTGGGACTAGTGGCTGCTGCCTGTGCCTGTGGCTTTACTGTCTCGTTGGTCACCACCTCCTTGATATTTAACCTGCCCTTCCACTCCTCCAACCAGCTCcatcacttcttctgtgacacttCTCCTGTCCTCAAGTTGGCATCTCATCACTCTCGCCTCAGTCAGTTGGTCTTATTCATGCTTGCCTTGTTTGCCTTGGTTATTCCACTGTTACTTATCCTGGTCTCCTATATACGCATCATTTCTGCCATTCTAAAAATTCCATCCTCTGTTGGAAGATACAAGACCTTTTCTACCTGTGCCTCCCATCTCATTGTGATAACTGTTCATTATGGTTGTGCCTCTTTCATCTATTTAAGGCCCAAGTCCAATTACTCTTCAAGTCAAGACATCCTAATATCTGTGTCATATACCATCCTCACTCCATTGTTCAATCCAATGATTTATAGTCTGAGAAATAAGGAATTCAAAACAGCACTTCGAAGACTAATGGGCCAGACTTCATGTCCTGTTAATTAA